The following are encoded in a window of Thermoplasmatales archaeon genomic DNA:
- a CDS encoding (2Fe-2S)-binding protein: MEKHRVNININGKEYSEEIEPRTLLVTFLRDIAGLTGTHIGCDTSNCGACTVIMNGRAVKSCTVLAVQASGSKILTIEGFSKDGDKMNPIQKAFVEKKGYQCGYCTSGMILTALSLLNRKRNLTEDEIREALSGNLCRCTGYDSIIDSIMLADSDMTKKKQEEISVEA; the protein is encoded by the coding sequence ATGGAAAAACATCGTGTAAATATTAACATAAATGGGAAGGAGTATTCAGAAGAGATTGAGCCGAGAACGCTCCTTGTAACATTCCTAAGGGATATTGCAGGCTTAACGGGAACACATATAGGATGTGATACTTCCAATTGTGGGGCATGCACCGTTATCATGAACGGCAGGGCAGTGAAATCATGCACTGTTCTTGCTGTGCAGGCTAGCGGATCGAAGATACTTACCATAGAAGGATTCTCTAAAGATGGGGATAAAATGAATCCGATCCAGAAAGCATTCGTAGAAAAAAAAGGATATCAGTGCGGTTACTGTACTTCCGGGATGATCCTCACTGCACTTTCGCTTCTCAACAGGAAGAGGAACCTTACGGAAGACGAGATTAGGGAAGCTCTGAGCGGGAATCTCTGCCGCTGCACTGGATATGACAGTATCATTGATTCAATAATGCTTGCAGATAGCGATATGACTAAGAAGAAGCAAGAAGAAATCTCGGTGGAGGCCTGA
- a CDS encoding TIGR00725 family protein produces the protein MLNIGVIGGSTAEKKYLEIAEKIGRLLASRKVVVICGGKNGVMESVSRGVHEAGGTVVGILPGTSSSEGNAYLTVSIPTGIGYARNFLIVRASDALIAIDGSTGTLSEASFALTEGKSVVSIGTHIETKLKDGDGKFLSVQTAEQAVELVMKEAQDHRDSQGPVSEED, from the coding sequence ATGTTGAATATTGGAGTCATAGGTGGAAGCACGGCCGAGAAAAAATATCTGGAAATAGCTGAAAAAATTGGGCGCTTACTTGCATCCAGAAAGGTTGTAGTAATATGTGGAGGTAAGAACGGTGTAATGGAATCAGTATCTCGCGGAGTTCACGAGGCAGGTGGGACGGTCGTAGGCATCCTTCCAGGAACATCAAGTTCAGAAGGCAATGCCTATCTGACTGTATCTATTCCAACGGGGATCGGTTATGCAAGGAATTTTCTTATAGTCCGTGCTTCTGATGCGTTGATAGCGATAGACGGATCAACCGGGACACTCTCTGAGGCTTCATTTGCTCTTACGGAAGGAAAATCAGTTGTTTCAATCGGCACGCACATTGAGACAAAACTTAAGGATGGAGACGGCAAATTCCTGTCTGTTCAAACCGCAGAACAGGCAGTCGAGCTGGTTATGAAGGAAGCGCAGGATCACAGAGATTCCCAAGGACCAGTCTCAGAGGAGGATTAA
- a CDS encoding xanthine dehydrogenase family protein subunit M: MYPKQFEYFEPTSISETIEILENHESSKILAGGQSLIPLMKARITDIPYLVSLARVPNLSYIKREGDTIAIGSMTLDSDLEYSKEITDDFAVFHDALLHLADPLIRNMGTIGGNMSHGDPSNDLPSVALALGATMEIEGRTGSREVSADDFFVDTFTTAIKTGEILREIRFPLWHGNSGGAYVKSRKGTADFSIATVATQIELNGNTCERIRVAMSSVAPTPIRARKAESFLAGKKMNEDAIKKAAELVADDANPTSDLMGTADFKLSILRKTARESIRKAFERATGV; the protein is encoded by the coding sequence ATGTATCCGAAGCAGTTTGAATATTTTGAACCAACAAGTATATCGGAGACTATCGAGATACTTGAAAATCATGAGAGCAGCAAGATCCTTGCCGGCGGTCAAAGCCTTATCCCGCTTATGAAGGCGAGAATAACGGACATCCCGTACCTTGTCAGTCTGGCAAGAGTACCAAATCTCAGCTATATTAAACGTGAAGGCGATACCATTGCTATAGGCTCAATGACGCTTGATTCGGATCTTGAGTACTCCAAGGAGATTACCGATGACTTCGCTGTTTTTCATGACGCTTTGCTGCATTTGGCGGACCCGTTGATTAGAAACATGGGAACGATAGGCGGAAACATGTCGCATGGTGATCCCAGTAACGATCTTCCCTCGGTTGCGTTGGCTCTTGGTGCAACAATGGAAATAGAGGGTAGAACAGGTTCAAGAGAAGTTTCTGCGGACGATTTTTTTGTTGATACGTTTACGACAGCAATTAAAACAGGAGAGATACTTAGAGAAATACGTTTTCCCTTATGGCACGGCAATTCGGGTGGCGCCTATGTCAAAAGCAGAAAGGGCACAGCAGATTTTTCTATAGCTACGGTGGCAACTCAGATAGAGCTTAATGGCAACACTTGCGAAAGAATCAGGGTAGCGATGTCTTCTGTTGCTCCTACCCCTATCAGGGCCAGGAAGGCTGAATCATTCCTTGCGGGGAAAAAAATGAATGAAGATGCTATAAAAAAGGCCGCAGAACTCGTGGCCGATGATGCAAATCCCACTTCTGATCTCATGGGGACTGCCGATTTCAAGCTCAGCATTCTAAGAAAGACGGCAAGAGAGAGTATAAGAAAAGCATTTGAGAGGGCAACGGGTGTATGA
- a CDS encoding APC family permease — MKHNSRMNFNLNERLVLSLKILSLSLGAIITILCAFVLTGSIYTFSLTGKLTLIDGVEIFSSLSTLIAGVALISIFIRARKIAFVKPVSKKISKPVYGFSTLLALGIGSTIGSPLFIILPVNIIQFAYVSIISLAIPAVLSFLLAKLYSSMIIFSHHHDIESVGGPTFVKTATGDKSARYFITRFSLWIANTSLAAFSALYFVTFSFVTFPRILESLGLSTLSIYGLESVVIGLFALWFVVNAFYEHKYLRIIGYSQIMMVIIMVTLVIFQGVWLGNAGHWNFTGIFSYSGGNVGFDILENTGYLFILFFGFQEIAIMTRETVPESKVPIVSFFLKGKKYSKEHYITFAMVATVIIATAVMLFDALTVFTLHVPYSVISKVSIPSLYLIGHYVGKRYEIPILIAFLLATVTTFVPALIAGSRHLRTLSEDGFFPTSLRNLSWVFTLALIIILALAGASFLVNITDFMVLIAMGMISLAPFWIKRKDPSITKKVRWISLIVGLSFFVVDITLYPQNQTVVLFGIVAVLISFMIYDLLSITTLGFRLFVILFSIVSLLAITLFPYYGTLKYPIMFPTDMGFLSRPFPLIPLLLLIGIAMVIMNIAVDKFAPEKVAIMGQV; from the coding sequence ATGAAGCATAATTCCAGGATGAATTTTAACCTGAATGAGCGTCTTGTTCTATCACTGAAAATCTTGTCTCTTTCTTTAGGTGCCATAATTACAATATTATGCGCTTTTGTACTAACTGGGTCCATTTATACCTTTTCCCTAACAGGAAAACTAACACTAATCGATGGAGTGGAAATATTTTCATCTCTCTCTACGCTGATAGCGGGCGTTGCGCTTATTTCTATTTTTATAAGAGCAAGAAAGATAGCTTTTGTTAAACCTGTTTCTAAAAAGATATCCAAGCCTGTTTATGGATTCTCAACCTTGCTGGCACTAGGAATTGGCTCTACGATCGGTTCCCCTCTTTTCATAATTTTACCAGTAAATATAATTCAATTTGCTTATGTTTCGATCATTTCACTCGCTATCCCTGCAGTTCTGTCATTTCTACTCGCAAAACTCTACTCTTCGATGATCATCTTCTCCCATCACCATGACATTGAATCCGTAGGCGGGCCAACGTTTGTAAAAACCGCGACAGGAGACAAATCTGCAAGATATTTCATCACACGTTTTTCTCTTTGGATAGCAAATACTTCGCTGGCCGCATTTTCTGCGTTATATTTTGTTACATTTTCATTCGTTACATTCCCTCGCATCCTTGAAAGTCTGGGTCTTTCAACTCTGTCGATATATGGCCTTGAGAGTGTCGTCATAGGCCTTTTTGCGCTCTGGTTTGTGGTCAATGCTTTCTACGAACACAAGTATCTCAGGATCATAGGGTACTCGCAGATCATGATGGTTATCATAATGGTCACACTGGTCATTTTCCAGGGAGTATGGCTGGGAAATGCTGGGCACTGGAACTTTACCGGCATATTTTCCTATAGCGGCGGGAATGTTGGGTTTGACATCCTGGAAAACACCGGTTATCTCTTCATACTGTTCTTTGGTTTCCAGGAGATAGCTATTATGACGCGTGAAACTGTTCCGGAATCGAAGGTACCCATAGTTTCATTTTTCCTCAAAGGAAAGAAATATTCCAAGGAACATTACATTACATTTGCCATGGTCGCTACGGTTATCATTGCGACTGCTGTTATGTTATTTGATGCCTTGACTGTATTTACCCTTCACGTTCCTTACAGCGTGATTAGTAAGGTCTCGATCCCTTCCCTGTACCTTATCGGGCACTACGTGGGAAAGAGATACGAGATCCCGATTCTCATCGCTTTCCTGTTGGCGACCGTAACTACATTCGTCCCGGCATTGATTGCGGGATCGAGACACCTCAGAACACTTTCTGAAGATGGTTTTTTTCCGACTTCATTGCGAAATCTATCATGGGTTTTTACACTGGCTTTAATCATAATTCTAGCTCTAGCTGGAGCATCGTTTCTCGTTAACATAACAGATTTTATGGTTCTGATAGCAATGGGAATGATCAGCCTTGCACCGTTCTGGATAAAGAGAAAAGATCCATCCATAACAAAAAAAGTACGTTGGATATCACTCATAGTTGGACTTTCCTTCTTCGTTGTCGACATAACCCTTTATCCACAAAACCAAACGGTTGTATTGTTTGGCATTGTTGCTGTCTTAATCAGTTTCATGATCTACGATCTGCTTTCAATTACCACACTTGGTTTCAGGCTATTCGTTATATTATTCAGCATTGTCTCTTTGCTTGCCATAACATTATTTCCCTATTATGGGACCCTAAAATACCCCATAATGTTCCCGACGGACATGGGCTTCCTTTCTCGCCCTTTTCCGCTGATACCCCTGCTCCTTTTGATAGGTATTGCCATGGTTATTATGAATATAGCAGTGGATAAATTTGCTCCGGAAAAAGTAGCAATAATGGGCCAAGTGTGA